A stretch of the Geovibrio thiophilus genome encodes the following:
- a CDS encoding endonuclease domain-containing protein codes for MIRYNKNLKSFSRALRKNMTDAELLIWSKIRRKQIKGLQFYRQKVIENYILDFYCPASKLVMEIDGGQHFSEEAIQKDNERDRLLLRHGLKVLRFSNTEVLINIDGVIQTIYEHC; via the coding sequence ATGATCAGATATAATAAAAATCTTAAATCTTTCTCCAGAGCACTCAGGAAGAATATGACCGATGCTGAGTTGCTGATTTGGTCAAAAATCAGAAGAAAACAAATAAAGGGACTGCAGTTTTACAGGCAGAAAGTCATCGAAAATTATATTCTTGATTTTTATTGTCCTGCCTCTAAGTTGGTTATGGAAATTGATGGCGGGCAGCATTTCAGTGAAGAAGCAATTCAGAAAGATAATGAAAGAGACAGATTGTTGCTGAGGCACGGGCTCAAAGTGCTGAGATTCAGCAACACAGAAGTTTTGATTAATATTGACGGAGTTATTCAGACAATTTACGAACATTGCTGA